The nucleotide sequence TGGGGACGGTTGACTTACTGGCAGATTGGAGGGCATGGGGAGATCTGGCCCCAGTCCAAAAGTGGAATCTGTTTGTCGAAGGTCTATTGAACTCAATTCTCCCATCTACGAGCCGCAAAACTGGCACGCAACTGGTTGTGTTTGTGGATGAAATTGATAGTTTATTGAGCTTGTCGTTTCCGGTCGATGATTTTTTTGCCTCGCTGCGCTCCTATTACAACCAACGGAGTTTGAATGCAAACTTTCAGCAGCTCACCTTTGCACTGCTTGGGGCGGCAACCCCTGCCGAGCTGATTGGCGACGATCGCGCTACCCCCTTCAACATCGGTCGCTCGATCGCCCTGCACGGATTTCAGTGGCAGGAGGCTCAGCCTCTCGCCCGAGGTCTGGAGGGCAGCACGCGCAATGCTGGAGAGGCGCTGAGAGAGATTTTGGTTTGGACGGCAGGGCAGCCCTTTTTAACTCAGAAACTCTGCCAGCTCGTGGCCGATCGCGATCGCACCCAAGACGACGCCACTCGGGACGATCTCGAAATGGTCGCAGGCATTGTGCGAGCACAGGTTGTTAAACACTGGGAATTGCAAGACGTTCCCGAACATTTGCGCACGATTCGCGATCGCCTCATCCGAGAACCGCGCAGGGCAGGGCGTCTCTTAGGACTGTACCAACAGGTCTTGAAGTCCGAGCAAGTGGGCGAGCTCTTGCCGTTTGAGGGCGATCGCAAAGGTTGCGAGCTCTTGCTCTCGGGGATTGTCAGCAACCAGCAGGGGTATTTAAGGGTGAAAAACCCGATTTACCACTTGGTTTTCGATCGAGCCTGGGTGGAGCGCCAACTGGCGGACCTGCGCCCCTATGCCCAGTTACTCAGCCAGTGGTTGGATTCCAATGGCGACGAGATTTACCTGTTGCAAGGGACCCACCTTCAAGACGCACTGGATTGGTCGGCAGATAGACGCTTGAGCGATGCTGACCATCGCTATTTGGCAGCCAGTCGAGATTTGGCCCAACGGCAGACGCAGGCTGCTCTCGACGCCCTCGAACGGGGCAGCCAACTGCTGGCAGAGTCGCGGCAGCAGGCCCGCCGAGAGGGCACTCAACCCGCTTGGGGGTGGAGTGGGGCGATCGCGTTGGGGATTGCTGTGCCCGTCCTGCTCTTGCGATTTGCGGGACTGCTGCAGGCATGGGAGTGGAGCACGCTCGATCTGCTATTTCGCTGGCAACCGGCAGAGCCCCCCGATCGCCGCATTTTAGTGGTGACCGTTGACGAACGGGATATTGACTCGATTGGGCAATGGCCCTTAACTGATGGCGTGTTGGCACGGGCCATTACGAGGCTCGATCGCTACGAACCCAGGGCGATCGGGCTCGATTTTTATCGCAACTTGCCGGTTGAACCAGGGCACGAGCAATTGATGGAGGTGTTTAGAACGACGCCCCATCTAGTGGGGATTGAAAAGGTGGTGGGCGATCGGTTGGCCCCAGCCGACGAGCTCTCTCGCCTGGGGCAGGTGGGCTTTGCCGATGTGATGTTAGATAGCGATGGCAAGGTGCGCAGGGCATTGCTGTCAGTGCAATTGGCGGAGGAGGATATCCGTCAAAGTTTTGCCACGCGGCTAGCGCTGAGCTATTTGATGGCGGAGGACACTTCCGCCACTGCTCTAGAGGGCTCGCGCAAGCGATTGCGCTTGGGCCGCAGGATCTTCGAGCGGTTCGAGCGCAACGACGGCGGTTACGTCCGTGCCGAAGCAGGCGGATTTCAAATCCTGCTCAATTTTCGCGGCAATGCGGCAGACTTCGATACCTTGCCCCTGCGGCAGGTTTTGGAGGACCGTCACGATATTCCAGACTCTCTCGTGCGCGATCGCGTCGTGCTGATTGGCTTAACCGCCCAAAGCGCCAGCGATTGGTTTCTGACTCCCTATAGCGATCGCCTGTCCGGCTTTCCCGAGCACATGCCTGGAATTGTCATCCACGCGAATATCTTAAGCCAGATTCTCAGCTCTGCTCTGGACGGACGAGTGCTGCTGCGGGTGTGGTCCGATCCGTGGGAGGGGCTGTGGATCTTGTTCTGGGCTGCCATTGGCAGTGGCATTGCTTGGCAACTGCGATCGCTGGGAACGGTTGCTCTGGCGCTGATGGCGATCGCCTCGGGATTGGTGGCTGGGTGCTTTCTGGCTTTTCTCTGGGGCTGGTGGCTCCCCCTCGTTCCCGCTCTATTGGCCTGTGGGGCTGCTGCGGGGGTGGCCGCAATTCTGGCCGAGCGCCAGCGAGAATGGCTGCTATTTCACAGCACGTTGACCCGGTTGAGCGAGGCTCAGGAAGAAGATCCCGTGGCGGGGCGCATTGCGCTGGAATATTTGCGACAGTCCGAAAATCCTGCCGCACAAGCGATCGTCGAGCAGCACTTGCAAGCCGCTACAGACTCAATTGCCCGCCCGAATTGAGGGAGCGAAGGGGTCGCGGGCGATCGAGCTGAGGCCAGCGTAGTCGAGCAGATCGCTCCAGGTGTCTGCCAGCAGTTCCTGCTCTGGGGGGGATTGCTGGGCCTGCATCAAAGTCGTCACCAAGTCGTACCAGAGTCCCTGCTGGCCGTATTGTTGCAACAGCGCGAGAGGGGTTGCTTCAATTGTGCTGCTGGAGGGCTGAGGCACGACCAGACGCACCCAAGCGGAGAGGCTGGGGTCTTTGGGGCCGGGGCGATCGCCGCAGATCGCCAAAACTGACCATTCGTAGGCAATTTCGGGTTTTAAAGGCGGGCCTTCTGGTGCGATTTGCAGGCCCAGCCAGGTCCGATCGGGGGTGACTTCAATCGTGGTTTGGGAGTGAAACAGCAGGCTCTCTGCTTCTCGTACGCTCAAGAGAATCTGGCGAATGGAGGGAATCGCTTGGTACAGCCACAGCGTTGGTCGCCCCGATGCGGTGAGTCCCATTTGGGAGGGGGGCACGAGGGCGGCTAATTGAGGGCGATCGCCCTCGACAGTGGCGCTATCGACGGTATTGAAACACTGACGGTTGCGCGCCCCTCCATCCGCAGATTGGACAGGTATGGGCTCTCCTGGCGGCGGAATAAAGACGATCCCCGAGCCCAACGGCACCTGATTGGTTAGAGGCGGTTCGGTAAGGGCTGACTCAAGGGAGGGGGATTCGGACGAAGTTGACGAACTTGGCTTGACGGGTTCCGAGCGATCGCCTTCCAGATGGTGAGTGTCGGCTCGAACGAAGGTTGCCATTCCGCCAACGGCGATCGCGACAAGTCCCAGTCTCAGTAATAGGTGAGGCGATCGATACAGGCAGAGAGAGTCGGGATGGGCCACTGAAATTCACGTGCGGCGAGTGCCTTATTCATATCACAACCAATTGCCCACCAATACAAATGGTGCCCAATAGAAAGGGTGATTGTACTGAGGCGAGTGTAGTAATTCCAACTGTGCTTGCTGCAAGGCTTTCGCTTTGCTTCGATCTCCCTGCCGCAGGGCTGCATAAAATTCGGCGATCGCATCCACGGTCGAGGCATCCTGAACGGACCACAAGGTGGCAACGGTGCTGCGCGCCCCCGAACGGACGGCCACCCCTGCCAAGCCGAGGGCGGCGCGCTTGTCTCCCACTGCCGTCTGGCAGGCACTCAAGACCAAGAGTTCGATCGGGCGATCGCGGCGATTGCGCAGTAAGGCATCGAGGTCTTTGACGTTGATGCGATCGTCCCAGGTGAGCAGGAAGGTGTCTTCCGAACGCGAGGACAATTGGGCGTGGGTGGCCAAGTGAATCAGGGGGTACGAAGTCTCAATGACGCGCTCCTGTAGGTTATCGCGGGTAAACTCTCCATCCAGCATGACCTCTGTCGGAGTGAGGGCTACAATTCTCGCCATTTCCTCCGCTACCCCTGGCAGAGGCGCAAACCCCTGACGCGATGCGGCAACTCCGGCCGCCAGGACGTTTTGGCGATCGAGGGAGAGCGATCGCGCATCCAACAGGCGCAGCCCCGGCGTTAGGGCTACGGCATAGTGTTCGATTAAGTAGTCTTGGCCATCGTGCAAGGCGGCTACCGGCACGCCTCGCAAGAGCCCGTCCAGAACGAAAACCAGCGTCTCGGTACCGCTGTCTGCGAGTGTCTCTTCGGCAGGCCGCACCAACCAATCGTAAAACTGCTGGTGGGGCCGCAGGGGATCGGGGCTGAAAAAGGCTGGATTGAGGCGGGCAAATAGATCGTCGAAGCTTTGCTCCACCTGCGATAAGCCTTCTGTGTCCCCGGCAAACTCGGTGGCGTAGAACTGCAGCGGTCGATTTGGGACTGACAGGATAACGGCTAAGCGGTGGGGCAACAGGATGGAATAAATCACCGCTGCTTTTGGATCGATGGCATCGATGGATTGCTCTGGGTAGGTTTCGCAGGCTTCGCGGAAAAAGTCATTCAGTTCTGCTAATTGCAAGGCTTCGATCGCCTCTCGGGCCTGCAGCAACTCCTCTTGGCTGGGGCTCTCGGACTGCAGTAACAGATCGACAAATTCGCGGTAAACGGGTTCCACACTATCGCGGAAATTAAACTGAACTTCTGGGGAAACGGCAACCAATTCGGAACGCAGGGAATCTAGGGTGTGGACGGCTAGGTTGTAAGCGGCCATTGCCTGGGGGCGATCGCCTTTTTGCCGGTAGAGGCGACCTAATTGCCATTGCCAGAGATAGGCGGTACTGGGGACATCGAAGGCCGAGATTTGTTGCAGGGCGCGTAGCGTGAGCTGTTCTGCTGTGGCGGTATCGTCGGTTTGCAGGGCAATGGCTCCCAGATAGCCCAAGGCATAGGATTCAGCAATGCGATCGCCCAGTTGATGGGCGCGATCGCGGGCGGTTGCCGCCAAGGTTTCGATCTCGCTCCAGTTCAAGGTCCGATCGGGCGCAGTGTCTGTCGGGGGACTTGAGAAGCTGGGGCACTGTTGCAGGAGGGGAGATTGAGCGATCGCATTCCCGCTCCCTTGCAGGCAGAGGGCCGTTTGGGCGAGGTTGAGGCGGGCATTGACCGAGGCGCTGCTGTCGGGCAGGCGATCGAGGTCCTGCTGCAATTGGGGCAGTTGAGCTAGGAGTGCAGGGGTGGGGTTCGTGCCGGCGGCGAGGGCCAATTGGTTTAGGCGGGCTTGAATCGAGGTGAGGGGGGAAGGGGAATTGGAGGCTTGCTGGTAGCAATGCTTGGCTTGGCGATAGAGGGTTTCTGGGGAGGGGCGATCGAGGGTAGCCCCGCAGATGGGTGAGGGCTGGGAGACGAGCTGCGGTTGATAGAAGCTTGAGGCGGTTTCTGTCGTTTGGCGGAGGCCCAATGCCTGGGCGGTGTTGCCGAGGGCGATCGCCAGCTCTGCTTGCAGATCTGGGTCTCCTAAGTCTTGGGCTAGGGGCCAACTGGCGGTCAAGACTTCGTAAGCGGGTTGCAGTTGTCCGGTGACGCGCAAGATCGTG is from Synechococcus sp. PCC 7336 and encodes:
- a CDS encoding CHASE2 domain-containing protein, whose translation is MRTYQIGGSLDPEHPFYIERQADSDLYTSLLSGEFCFVFNARQMGKSSLMVRAMSRLQQEGIRSAAIDMSRIGGEGVTPEQWYKGVAIELWRSLGLVGTVDLLADWRAWGDLAPVQKWNLFVEGLLNSILPSTSRKTGTQLVVFVDEIDSLLSLSFPVDDFFASLRSYYNQRSLNANFQQLTFALLGAATPAELIGDDRATPFNIGRSIALHGFQWQEAQPLARGLEGSTRNAGEALREILVWTAGQPFLTQKLCQLVADRDRTQDDATRDDLEMVAGIVRAQVVKHWELQDVPEHLRTIRDRLIREPRRAGRLLGLYQQVLKSEQVGELLPFEGDRKGCELLLSGIVSNQQGYLRVKNPIYHLVFDRAWVERQLADLRPYAQLLSQWLDSNGDEIYLLQGTHLQDALDWSADRRLSDADHRYLAASRDLAQRQTQAALDALERGSQLLAESRQQARREGTQPAWGWSGAIALGIAVPVLLLRFAGLLQAWEWSTLDLLFRWQPAEPPDRRILVVTVDERDIDSIGQWPLTDGVLARAITRLDRYEPRAIGLDFYRNLPVEPGHEQLMEVFRTTPHLVGIEKVVGDRLAPADELSRLGQVGFADVMLDSDGKVRRALLSVQLAEEDIRQSFATRLALSYLMAEDTSATALEGSRKRLRLGRRIFERFERNDGGYVRAEAGGFQILLNFRGNAADFDTLPLRQVLEDRHDIPDSLVRDRVVLIGLTAQSASDWFLTPYSDRLSGFPEHMPGIVIHANILSQILSSALDGRVLLRVWSDPWEGLWILFWAAIGSGIAWQLRSLGTVALALMAIASGLVAGCFLAFLWGWWLPLVPALLACGAAAGVAAILAERQREWLLFHSTLTRLSEAQEEDPVAGRIALEYLRQSENPAAQAIVEQHLQAATDSIARPN
- a CDS encoding CHAT domain-containing protein, whose translation is MAAYNLAVHTLDSLRSELVAVSPEVQFNFRDSVEPVYREFVDLLLQSESPSQEELLQAREAIEALQLAELNDFFREACETYPEQSIDAIDPKAAVIYSILLPHRLAVILSVPNRPLQFYATEFAGDTEGLSQVEQSFDDLFARLNPAFFSPDPLRPHQQFYDWLVRPAEETLADSGTETLVFVLDGLLRGVPVAALHDGQDYLIEHYAVALTPGLRLLDARSLSLDRQNVLAAGVAASRQGFAPLPGVAEEMARIVALTPTEVMLDGEFTRDNLQERVIETSYPLIHLATHAQLSSRSEDTFLLTWDDRINVKDLDALLRNRRDRPIELLVLSACQTAVGDKRAALGLAGVAVRSGARSTVATLWSVQDASTVDAIAEFYAALRQGDRSKAKALQQAQLELLHSPQYNHPFYWAPFVLVGNWL
- a CDS encoding DUF928 domain-containing protein — encoded protein: MAHPDSLCLYRSPHLLLRLGLVAIAVGGMATFVRADTHHLEGDRSEPVKPSSSTSSESPSLESALTEPPLTNQVPLGSGIVFIPPPGEPIPVQSADGGARNRQCFNTVDSATVEGDRPQLAALVPPSQMGLTASGRPTLWLYQAIPSIRQILLSVREAESLLFHSQTTIEVTPDRTWLGLQIAPEGPPLKPEIAYEWSVLAICGDRPGPKDPSLSAWVRLVVPQPSSSTIEATPLALLQQYGQQGLWYDLVTTLMQAQQSPPEQELLADTWSDLLDYAGLSSIARDPFAPSIRAGN